The DNA segment GGAGATGCTGGAGAAGGCGGGTAGGTCGGGGTGCAGCGTGGTAGGCTTGTCTGTATACAGGGGTTCTGTGGTTGCCTGGAGGCGTGGTGAGCCGCTGGGCGGTGTGGTTACCTGGATGGATTCCCGGGGGCTGGAGGAGTACTCGAGACTCCCTCCCCTTGCCAGGCTGGCCTCGAAGACACCTGTGTTGGGGAAGGCCTTACAGCCTGGGTCCCCGGCGCTCGTGATTAGGCGGCTATGGCTTAGCCACCCCGGCGCCAGGGTTTGGAGTGTTGACGGTTTCCTTTCAGACTTGTTAACCGGGGAGTTTACAAGCGACCCAGGCCAGGCCGCCCTAACAGGCCTGATAAGCCCCTACAGCCTCAAACCCCTAGCCTCCGTCATCCGGCTCCTAGGCTTGGGGGGGCTGGAGCTGCCGAGGCTCCACTTCCACGATACCCCTCTATCCCGTGTTGACGGTGTGGCTGTGGGGCCTATGGTTGCCGACCAGCAGGCGGCTTCAATAGGGCTGGGGTGCCTGAGGGCGGGGTGCGCCAAGGCCACTCTCGGCACCGGGCTCTTCATAGACGCCCCCCTTGAGGGTGGTCTGCCGCTCTTCACCGGGGATCTCATACCCGTGGTTAACCTCGCCCTCCCCGGGAGGGTGTGCTACGGTCTCGAGGGTTTCGCCGCCGGGGTTGGAATGGTTTTCGACGCCTTCGCCAGAGTACTAGGCGGGTTCGGGGTGCTGGAGGAGAAGGCTCTAGAGCCGGGGGACCCCGCGCCGGTAGTGCCCGTGCTCGCCGGGTTGAGGACCCCATATAGGCCCCTCCTACGTGGCGCTGTCCTCGGGGTTTCGCCCGGCTTTACCGCCGCCTCCCTTGCGAAGGGTCTTATACTCGGCACGCTGCTTACCCTCCTCACAATATACAGGGAGCTAGCCGGGAGAGTGGGGGGGTTTCGGGAGCTCAGGATTGGGGGAGGCCTCTCCAGGCTCGGACTCCTAGCTTCCTCCATAGCCTCCGCCGTAGGAGTCAGGGTGTATAGGAGCGTCGACTATAACGACTCGGCCCGCGGCGCCGCCCTAGTGGCTGGCTATGCATCCGGCGTGGTATCTAGGCAGGACCTTCTAAACCCTCCCGTCAGCCTAGTTGAGGTGGAGCCCCTGGAGGGGCTTAGGCTGAGTGGTGTTGACGCTTGGCTCGGCTTGGTGGATGCCCTGGCCTCGAAAGACTTCTGGAAGAGGTTGGAAGAGATCCGGAGGTCGAGCTGGGAGAGATAGCCACTCCCGAGGAGGTTGTACCCGAGTTCAGCAGGTGGCCCAGGCCGCTGGACATGTGGCCCCTGTGGCTGCTCCTCCTCGAGAGGGGCTACAGGCCCCGGGCCGTCGTAGCCAGGCCGAGGAGTAGGATGGCTGTCGAAAGGATTGTGGAGGCAGCCGCAGCATCCGGCGGCTGCCTGGTTCCCCGGGGTGGCGGTTCAAACGTCGTGGGCGCCTCACCCCCCATCGGCTGCTGCCTAGTACTAGACCTGACGGGGCTGGACAGGGTAATCTGGTTCAGCGGCGAGGACCTGGCGATCCATGTGGAGGCTGGGGCCCGTGTCTCCCAGGTGGAGGAGTGGCTCAACACCAGGGGGTACACCCTAGGCTACCACCCCCAGTCGGAGAGGCTGGCTACAATAGGAGGCTCAATAGCCATGCTCGGCTCCGGCGCCCTGGCCCCGGGGCTGGGTAACATAGAAGACATTGTTCTATGGCTGGACGCGGTAATACCGGGTCTGGGGACCGTCACGCTAGGCTCCCGCAATAGCCCCCGGGGCTGGGAGGGGCCGGGTGTTAAACACCTTCTCATAGGGTCTGAGGGCTCCCTGGGAGTCATAGTATCCGCGGGGCTCAAGGTCAGGCCGCTGCCAGAGTTCACAGCCGCCGTAGCCTACAGGCTCCCAGGCTTCCGCGAGGGTCTCAAGGCTGCTAGAAGGCTCACACTATGGGGTGGCGTCAGGCTCCTGAGGCTCCTAGACCCCAGTGAGGCTGGCCTGCTCTACGGCGTCGACGGCGCGGTTCTCATGGTAGAGTTTGAGGCTCCCGACAAGGGGCTGCTGGAGGCTATGGAGGGCTATGTTGAGAAGGTCGCGTCGGAAAGCGGCGGTTCGAGGGTCGAGGGTGTCTACGAGAGGTGGGCTAGGGCGAGGTACATGTACGACGAGCACTTCAGACAGCTCTGGAGCGCCGGGCTGTGGGTCGACACTATAGACACCGCGGCACCCTGGAGCAGGGCCGAGGAGCTTAATAGGAGCCTCATAGAGGGGCTCTCCCGCGTTCCCGGCGTCGTGGCCGTGACAAGCCACGCAGGCCACTTCTACACTGGAGGCGCCGCCCTCTACCACACAGTGGTTATGGAGAGGAGGCTAGACACCTACTGGAGGGTCTGGGCCGCGGCGGCAAGGACTGTGGAGCGCCTGGGCGGCTCCCTCAGCCACCAGCACGGCTGGGGACTGGTTAGGAAGCCCTATCTAGGCCTTCTCGGCGACAACTACAGGCTGTTCTGCCGGGTCAAGGAGACTCTTGACAGCAGCGAGGTCCTCAACCCCCACGGCCTGCCGTCGAGGTGCGGGAGGCTTGGACAGGTTTGACGTGGCGGTGGTGGGAGGCGGGGTTGTGGGCCTGTTCACCGCCCTAAACCTAGCCTGGAGTGGCTATAGCGTTGTGGTTGTTGAGGAGATGGAGAGGGTCATGGGGGGTGTCAGCGCCAGGAGCGCCAACGTCATACACGTCCTCCAAACCCCCTTCTCCAGCCTAAAATCTAGGCTATGCGTCGAGGGGAACAGGCTTCACTACCGTCTCTCACCCGAGCTAGGCTACAGGGTGGTCGAGGCTCCCCTGATACTCGCCTATAGGGAGAGGTATAAGGCGCCTGCTGCAGCCGCTGTTGCCAGGCTGCTCCCCAGGCTTATACCCAAGCCGTTGCACGAGCCGTCGGGCCCCGAGATTAGGGTTGCACATGTGAAAGGCCCCATGCTTAGGGACCTCGAGCCCGGGCTCTCCGACGATGTCCTGGGGGGTGTAGTAGTCCATGGATATGGAGTCGTAGATTACAGTGGCCTCTCCTCGAGCCTTGAGAAGAGGGTGCGGAGGCTGGGGGAGATACTTGTCTCCTCGCCACTCACCTCGGCGGAGGAGAGGAGCGGGTGGATGGTGCTAGAGGCGGGCGAGTCTACATTAGCTTCTAGGGCCGTCGTAAACGCGGCCGGCCTTAAGAGCCACCTTGTCGCCAGGCTTCTCGGCGATAGGGTTCCAGAGCAGACGCCGGTGAGGGGCGTGATGAGCCTCCACCGGAGGCCCAGGCTGAGGAGTATAGTGGCCCCGCTGGAGCTGAGGAGGGGCGAGACTAAGGGTGGGGGCGCGATACCTCAGGCTGACGGCAGCCTCCTATTAGGCCCAAACAACGCTGGCCCCACTGTAATCGGCGACGAGTCCTACACCCGCGAGGACCTGGAGTGGCTCCGGCTAAGGTTCCAACCCCTCCTCGCCGAGGCTGTGGAGGAGCCGGATAGAGTGGTTGTGGGTCTGAGGCCTGTAGCCCCCGGTAGAGACTTTTTGGTGGTGAGGGGGAGGGGGAGGGCTGTGCACCTGGTGGGCATCGAATCCCCCGGGCTGACCGCAGCCCCCGCCCTGGCCGTGAGGGTAGCCCGCGTGGTTGACGAGCTGCTGGGGGGGAGGCGGTGAACCCTCAAAAGGATGCTTCCAACCGCCCCCGCCCAGGTTCGGCTTCTAGAGACCGCTCAAATACTGGTTTAACCCCACATATACCTCGGTGCGGGTTTTGGAGAACGGCTTCAACCTCCTCCCGCCCGATAGGGCGGAGTCTATAAGGCTTATCCAGGTTTCCGTCAGGAGGCTTGCCGAAAAGTTCGGCTCTAAATACTGGATGGAGAGGGATGAGAGGAGGGAGTACCCCCTGGAGTTTGTCGAGGCCCTCGAGAAGGGTGGCTTCATGGCTGCCAACGTTCCTGAGGAGTATGGAGGAGCTGGCTACGGGCTTTTCGAGGTTGCTGCTATACTGGAGGAGCTGGCCGCCACAGCTGGGGGGACCGCTGCCTCCAGCTCGGTACACGCTGCCTACTTCAACGCCCATATACTGGCTAAGTATGGGGGCGAGAGTGTTAAGGCTAGGTATCTCTCGGAGATAGCCCGGGGTAGACTCAGGTTCCAGGTTTTCGCAGTGACCGAGCCGCACTCAGGCTTCAACACGCCCAGGATATCAACCTTCGCCAGGAGGGAGGGGGACTACTATATACTCCGGGGGCAGAAGATATTCATTTCGAGGCTTAGACACTCGGACCTCGGCATAGTGGCCGCCCGGGTGGTGCCATACGAGGAGGCGCCGAGGAAGACGCTGGGTATAGCCCTCTTCCTCGTCGACCTTAGGGAGGCCAAGGGGAGGCACCTCAGATTCGAGGATGTGCCCAACAACCTCAGGAGGTTTGTAGACACCAGCATAGTATACATCGAGGACCTCCCAGTACCGGCGGAGAACGTTCTCGGAGACCCTATGAAGGGGTTCTACATACTGATGGAGGAGGCAAACGCTGAGAGAGCCTTCATAGCGGCCCAGTGCGTCGGCTCAGGCAGGTGGGTCATCGAGAAGGCGGTGGAGTATGCCCGGGAGAGGATAGTGTTCCCCCCGGATCCCATAGCAAAATACCAGGGTATCCAGTACCCCCTTGCGGACGCGTGGCTGAGGCTTGAGGCTGGAGACGCGCTTAAGGAGAAGGCGCTCCACGCGCTGGAGTCGGGTGCAGAGAGGCGTGTGGCAGGCTACTACGCCAACGCGGCCAAGTATATAGCGTGCGAGGCCTGCTACCAGGCCGCTAGGATGGCTATGTGGACCATGGGGGGCTATGGGTATAGCGTGGAGATGGATGTTGAGAGGCACTGGAGGGGGGCGGAACTGTTCGCCGGGGTTGGCCAGGTGTCTCCACACATGATCCTTAACTTTGTTGCAACCAAAGTGCTGGGGATGCCCAGGTCCTACGGCGAGTAGGCTCCGGGTGGCAGCCGTGGCTGGACCTAGCTGGGCGGCCTGGGGCGAGGAGGGGCCGTACTTCGAGGACTTCAGAGTCGGAGACAGGTTCTGGAGCTGGCCATGCAAAACACTTAGAGAGTCCGACAACACGCTCTGGACGGCGGTTACAGGCGATTCGACACCTCTATACGTAGACAAGGAGTACGCAGGGAGGGCTGGACACAGGGATACCCCTATACACCCGGTTCTCGTCCTCGCCCTAACAGCCTCCCTAGCGGTTAGGTACACCAGCATTAACAGCATGGCGTTCCTCGGGGCGGAGTACATGAGGATACACAAGCCTGTCTACCCGGGCGACACGCTCTGCGTGGAGACGGAGGTAGCGTACAAGAGGGAGTCTAGGTCCCGGCCTGACACAGGCATTGTAGTCTGGGTGCATAGGGCGTATAGCCAGAGTGGCGAGCTTGTAGCCGAGGTGAAGAGGGCTAACCTGGTCTACAGGAGGGGGAGAGCCCCGAGGTGGTGGCCCGTTGGAGAGGGTGGCGGCAAGCCTTAGAAACAAGATAGTGGACCCCGAGGACGCCGCCCGCCTCGTACCCAGGGGCGGGGCGGTGGCTTTCGCCGGCATGGGGGGAACAGCATACTCCAAGGCATTTGTGAAGGCCCTGAAGGATAGGGCCGAGAGGGAGGGGCCTCTAGACCTAGCAGTGTACTCTGCGGGCACGACAGGCCCGGAGCATGAGGAGAGTCTCGCTGCAGCGGGTATCAGGAGGAGGATACCGTACGGGGCTTCCAGCCCGGCGACTAAGAGGCTTGTAAACGAGGGCGGGTTTGAAGCTTGTGACATGAGCCTCTATAAATACTCGAGGCTGCTGAGGCTAGGTGTCATAGGCGTGGTTGACGTAGCGGTTGTGGAGGCCACGGCTGTTTTTGATGATGGCTTAGTGTTGTCGAACAGTGTAGATGCCGCCCCAGCCATGGTGGAGGCGGCGGAGAAGGTGGTGGTCGAGGTTCACACTGCCAAGCCTGTACTACACGGGCTGCACGACATTTTCTACCCGGAACCGGGGAGAGGTGTGCCGCCTCTGGAGAGCGTGGCAGGCAGGCTCGGCAGCAGGCTACTCAAAATACCTTGGTCAAAGCTAGCGGCCATAGTACTCTCGAGGGAGGGCGAGGTGGGCAGCAGGCATTACCGGCCCCCAGACTCTATGGACGCGAGGGTCGCGGAGAACATAGCGGAGTTCCTAAGGGGGGAGGCCCAGAGAGACCCTCGGATCCGGGGCAGGCTCTCAACTCTACAGCCTGGAGCGGGGCTGGTAGCCACGGTGCTGGCGGACTACTCAGGCGACCTAGGCTTCCGGGTGAGGATATGGGGCGAGGTAGCGCCTATCCAGTGGGTCGCCAGGCTTGGGGAGAATGTTGAAGCCGTCTCCGCCTCGGTAGTCTACTCCGTCTCGGGGGACGAGGGGCTCTGGAGCTGGTTTTTCAGCGATTACGGGGAGCTGTCTGGAAGGCTCGTTCTGAGGCCCTATGAGGTGACTAACAGCCCCGAGGTCCTCACCAGGTTCTACCACATGGTCGTACAGCAGGCTATAGAGGTTGACATCTACGGCCACGCCAACGTCTCACACATAGACTCAAGACTCTACGCCGGGGTCGGGGGCTCCGTGGACCACGCATGGAGCAGTTATCTAACCATACTAGCCCTACCCTCCATAACCAGCAAGGGCATACCCAGAATAGTCCCCCTCACAGCCCACGTCGACTCGACGGAGCACGACGTTGACGTCATAGTTACAGAGCAGGGGTGGGCGGACCTACGGGGCCTGTCGCCCAGGGAGAGGGCAGAGTCGATAATAGACTGCTGCGCCCACCCTAGCTACGCCGATGGGCTTCGGAGGTACCTGGAGAAGGCTGGCAGGGAAGGGGGCCACCAGCCCTACAGCCTAGAGGCAGTCCTAGAGTTCATGAGAGAATACGGGAAGGGGGGTTGAGGGGGTTATGTGGAGGAGCATGCTATACGTCCCGGGAGTAGACGAGAGGAAGCTCCGTAAGTCGACTACGATTGAGGCCGACGCGGTTATCATAGATCTCGAAGACTCCGTGCCACAGGGCAGGAAGGAGGAGGCTAGGAGGCTCGTGGAGACGCTCCTAGGAGAGCTCGAGTGGGGGAGCGACGTCTGCGTGAGGATCAATAATCCGGCCAGCAGAGAGGGGCTCAGGGATTTAGCGGCTGTCACACGCTGGGAGACTGTCTCGTGCCTCCTCGTGCCTAAAGCCGAGGCCAGGCTAGACCAGGTGTACGGGGCTACTGGCAAGAGTTTAGTTGCTATAGTGGAGACGGCCCGCGGCCTGCTTAGGGTTGAGGAGGTGGCCTCTAGCGAGGGCCTCGTGGCCCTAAACTGGGGCCCCGCAGACCTGGCAGCGAGCCTGGGAGCTAGTGTGGACCCCCTGGACTCGGGGATCTACACGCCCATACTACGGCTCACCATAGCAGCGGCCGCGAGGGCATACGGTCTGGAGCCCCTTGACAAGGTCTACTTTAAGGTGGGGGATCTCGAGGGTCTGGGGAGGGAGTGTCTCGAGGCAAAGGCCCTGGGGTACAGCGGGAAGACCGTTATACACCCTAGCCACGTCCCCATCGCCAACGAGGCTTTCACACCCACGAAGGAGGAGGTTGAGAGGGCTAGGTTGGTGGTTGAGGCCTACGAGGACGCGGTGAGGAGGGGCTTGGGGGCTGTTGCCCTCGAGGGGGAGCTTGTGGACGCGGTTCACTATAGGCTAGCTCTGAACGTGCTGCGAAGGGCTTCTAGGATAGGCAAGGTCGAGGAGTCGATGCGGCGGGAGAACCGGGGGGAGGGACAGGCTTGAGAAGGGGATGGCGTCTAGCCGTGGCGGCTCTGAAGCAGTGTTCAACCCTCCACTTTTAATTCTGGCAGGGGTGGAGAGAATGGAGGTGGTCTTGAGGCCTATAGGATTCGTGAGGCACGGGCTGCCCGACGATAGCGTCAAGAGCAGCCTAGAGGGGGTCCAGGGTTTTATCGAGGTCCTCCCCGAGTACACTCCCGGGCTGGATGGTCTAGAGGGCTTCTCCCACATAGTCGTTATAGCGTACCTCCACAAGGCTAGAGGCCGATCTCTCAAGGTGAAGCCTCGGGGGCTCCTCCGGCTTGGCTTCAGGCTCGAGGACCTCCCGGAGGTCGGCGTTTTCGCCACCGACTCGCCATCAAGGCCCAACCCCCTTGCACTCACAATCGCCAGGCTCCACGGCATAGAGGGGGGCAGGCTTAGGGTTTCAGGCCTTGACCTCTACGACGGAACCCCGGTCCTCGACATAAAGCCCTACACACCCTCCAGGCGGGTTGAGGACCTAAGCCTCCCCCTCTGGTATAAGCGGCTGATGGAGGAGGCGGCCAGGAGAGACCCGCGGGTTAGGGAGCTGTAGCCCCAAGGCCGTAGAACGTCTTTTCCCTCCCTAGCCCCTACACTTTGTGGTGGTGACTAGGCTTGGCCAGGTTCTTCGTGTCCGTTGATGCGGAAGGCATGCCCTACAGCCCCAGTAGGGTTATGATGATGCCCGGCGACCCTCTCTACGGGGAGCTTAGGAGGATTATGACCAGGGTTACCAACATCGTCGTGGAGGAGCTCTTCGCCTCGGGGGCCGAGGGCGTTGTTGTTGCAGACAGCCACGGCGCCATGGTCAACCTTGACCCCTTCGAGATAGACGGTAGGGCGGAGCTCGTAAGGGGGTTTCCACGGCCCCTCGCAATGATCAACGGGGCGAGGGGCTGTAGGGCGGCCCTCTTCATAGGCTATCACGGAAGCCCCCAGTCAGGAGGCGTCCTGGGCCACACGTACGCGGGGAGAATATTGCAGAGGGTCAAGGTCCAGGGGAGCGAGGCTGCAACTGAATACCTGCTAAACACCTACGCACTCGGCGAGATGGGAGTGCCAGTTGTTGCTGTGGCTGGGGACTCGGTGCTGGAGGAGGAAGTGAGGCGGCACACGCCTTGGGCTAGGTTCGTCGCGCTCAAGAGGCCAGCCTCCTCCCTAGCGGACGTGACTCCCCCCTGGCGTATGTTTGAGGAGAGCCTCAGGAGGGCTGTTAGGGAGGCGGTAGCCGGAGAATCTCTGGAGAGTGCCAGGCCTGTGAGGCCCAGGGAGCCGTGGATAGAGGTCGAGCTTAAGAGGCCGTGGCACGCGGATGTCGCCGAGCTATTCCCCTGTGTTGAGAGGATTGACGGCGTCACTGTGAGGCTCTCCTGCGGTAGCTTCCTAGAGAACTACAAGCTACTAGAGGGTGTTGTAATGGCGTCATACTCGCTGGAGCGCTAGAGCCCCTGCCCTAGCCTGGGGGCCTCGCCCTCGCGAGGGTCTCCCTTATTATTTTCGCGGCTGTGAATAGAGTCACCCCCGCGGGGTCGTGGGGCGGTGAAGCTTCGACCACGTCGAACGCTATTATATCCTCTGGGAGGCTCTTTATAATCCTCACTACCTCCCTGACGGAAAGGCCGCCGGGCTCGGGGTTGCCGACGCCGGGCGCATAGGCGGGGTCGAGCACGTCTAGATCGTAGGACACGTAGTAGGGTATACCTCTATTGAGGTGGCTGGCGAGGTCCTGGAAATCATCAACACCTATAACCGTGATGCCGCTTTCCTCTGCGAACTCGTGCTGGCCGGGTGTAGGAGCCCTAACGCCGGCGAGGACTATGTCGGAGGGTTTGACAAGGCCCTCCTCCACAATCCTCCTAAGGGTGCAGGCGTGGCTATACCTGTCGCCCTCGTACTCGCTGTAGAGGTCTGGATGGGCGTCGAGATAGACCAGCCCCAGCCTGCCTCTGTAAACCCTCCTGACTCCCCTTAGCGCCGCGATGGTTATCGAGTGGTCGCCTCCTAGGAAGAGGAAGAGCTTTCCTCCCCAATGGGATGCAACAGCCTCCTCTACAGCTCTGGCAACCCCCTCGAAGCTGGGTGCAGATACGTCGCCCAGGTCTATATACCGCCACCTGCTAGCCAGGTTGACGAGGTCCTCAGAGTAGCTGTTATAGAGTCTGGAGGAGGTGGCCTCCCGTATCGCGGGTGGCGCCTCAGCAGCTCCCCTCCTGTAGCTAGAGGACCCATCCCAGGCTACGCCCAGCAAGGCTAGATTCGGCTTTCCTGAGCTTGGTATGCCGAAGAGCAGGCTGTCCACCCCCGCTGGCCTAGGCTTTCCCGCCCGGCTGTATCCCACATTTATCTTTGATCACTCTTAGCACCCTCTCGAGGAGGGCTTTAGCCTCCTCTTCAGACCTGGCCTCAAGCATTACCCTGACCACAGGCTCGGTGCCGCTGGGCCTTACGAGCACCCAGTATCCATCAGCTATAACCTTCACCCCGTCTATCGTAACCATCCTCTCACCGCGGAACTCCCGTTTCACAGCCTCCACAGCGCAGAGAGCCTCCTCCCTGGAGGCAGGTATCTTAGTTTTAATCGGGTGGTAGCTGGGAAGCTTGTCGAGCATGGATGAGAGCTTCTCACCCGTCGCCCTCAGCATAGCTAGGAGTAGAGCGGCCTTCATCCCCCCATCCCTGACGTATTGGTGCGGGGGGTGCATGTACCCTCCGTTCTCCTCGAACGCGGCTATGCCTCCCATGCCAAGTATAGCCCTGGCTATTATCGGGGCCCCCACGGGGGTCCACACCACCTCTATACCCCTAGGCCTGAGATAGTCCTCCACAACTATGCTGCTAGACACGCCAGTGTAGACCTTGAGCGGGCCCTTCACTAGCCCCGCCTCGGCCACAAACCCCGCGAGGAGGGCGCCGCTCCTGTCGCCCCAAACCACCCTGCCCTTATCGTCTATAACAATAGCCCTGTCACCGTCGGCATCATGGCCTACGCCGAAGGCGGCGCCGGAGGACCTCGCCAGACTGGCCGCGGGTGCGAGTGTATCAGGCGTGGGCTCAGGCTCTCTGGCGGTGAATAGGGGGTCGGGATTGCAGCTGAGTGGTATGGGACTGGCTCCAAGCCTCTTCAATATCTCGATAGTAGTGAAGCTGGTAGCCCCTCCCCCACAGTCAACGACAATCCTCTCCCCCCCGCCTCGGCCTGAGTAGGCTGAGACGGCGTCGACAACCTTGCTGATGTAGTAGTCTATAGCGTCGTAAACCCTCCTAGGCTGGCGAGCCAGGCCCCGCCACTCCACGGTGTGGAACTTCCCCTCCCAGAACAGGGCTTCTATACCCTCCTCCACATCCCTAGGAACCTCTACTCCATCACCGCCAACAACCTTCACCCCATTATATTCGGGGGGGTTATGGCTCGCAGTTATCATAACCCCGCCGTCGAAACCATGATCCCTAACGTAAAGCTGTAGAGCAGGCGTGGGAAGAACACCGGCCAAATACACGTCAACACCCTCGAAAGCAAGGCCAGCGGCCACAATACCCTCGAAAAGCTCCCCCCCAGACCTGGTATCCCTGCCGACCAGAATCCTACTCCCTCTGCCGAAATAAGCACCAATAGCCCTGGCTAGCCTCAGAACAAACTCCGGGGTCAACTCGGACCCTATAACACCCCTAACACCATCCGTCCCGAAAAGCCTCTTAGACAAACCCCTCTACACCACTGGGAAACAGGGTCCGGCAGACGGATTAATAATATGGAGTAGGCCTCCCGCGGGTCACATACGTTTAGAAGCGGCTTTCAGCACTCAAGACCCTCCTCATCCCGCCCTTGGTTGGAGGGCGGTAGGGCCCGCTAGGTTCATCACTATTTGGTACGACACTAAATAAGAATTATTATGTTGTTTACGACGGTTTACGCCTTAGGCACCGGCGTAGGGGCCAGGAGCCCCCTAGACTCCAATAGGCGTATGAATTCTCTCATCCAGAAGGGTATGTCCGGCGGGTACCTCGAGCTGACAAGATTACCGTCCACTACAACAGGCTCGTCAACCCAGTTTCCTCCTGCGGCTATAACATCGTCCTTAACCCCCCAGAAGCTCGTAAGCCTTCTACCCTTTACAACGCCCGCGCTTATCAGGACCTGCGGGCCGTGGCAGATGGTAGCCACGGGCTTGTTGTTCTCGAAGAAGTGGCGCACTATATTCAGAGCCGCCTCATGAAGCCTAACCCTCTCGGGGGCCCTCCCGCCTGGTATGACCAGGACATCAAACTCCTCAGGCTTCACCTCGTCGAACGCCAGCCTCGCCTCAACCTTGTAACCCATCTTACCCCTAATCTCTCCTCTCTCCGGGGCTGCAACCAGGGTCTCGAAGCCCGCCTCCACTAGCCTATAATACGGGTATAGGAGCTCGACGTCCTCAAACCCGTCAGCAGATATTATGAGCGCCCTTGGCATCTCTCCCACCACTATAATACTAGTGTCCCCAGAAGAGGTTAAAACTAGCCGTGTATAAGGTAATGTAGGCTGAAGAACATAGATCCCCGGCTTCCAGCGTGTATAGCCTGTCGAAGAAAGGAAGTTGCCCTACAGTGTGACTCGGGCGTGAGGGTTGGGGAGAGGGCTTACGCCTCTACCGGATCCACCTTCACCCCGTACTTCTGCCTCCACTCCTCGAAAGCCTTCTTCTCCTCCTCGCTTAGCTCCCTGCCCAGCCTGTACCAGCCAGCCTTCTCTGTCTTCAGCTCTTCAGGCGCCTCCTCCACCTTGTAGATACAGTTCACCGGGCAGCTCTCTATACAGCTGAAGTCGTCCTGGCACTTCTCCCATATGAGCCTGGCCTTCATGTTCTCGTCGAACTCAAGGGCGTCGTAGGGGCACACCTCTATACATGCTCCACAGCTTATACAGGTGTCCTGGTCGATAGCCACCCTAACAAAGTTTGCTAAGCTGCTCATAGCACTCCACCACATGTAGACTAGCGACTTGTAGGGATTAATAAGAGTTAGTATAGTATAGCGGCGTTAACACTAGGCCTGCATCCTTTATGGGCCGTGCATTAAAGACGGGCCGGGGGGTCGCCCGGTATTATAGCCCCGTAGGGTGTAAATAGGTTTGGTGTGAACAGGGTGTCAGGCCTCGGAGAGTTTCTGGAGGAGATAGTTAAGGAGGCTTCCAGGAGGGGTTTCTCGGTTGAGAAGAGGAGCCAGCGGGGTGTTGTGTTGAGGTATGAGGATACGCCCCTCGCCCTGGAGGTGGCTACGGCTGGAGGATCTATTGTTGTTGATGCAGTTTCTCTCGGCGATGTGGAGGAGATTTTCGAGGATTATGAGGGCGACCAGGAGGAGCTTAGAAACAGGGTGGAGGAGCTGTTGGACGAGGTGGAGTCTCTGGGAGACCTAGTCTCCGGCCTTGCAAGGAAGTATGGTTTCCAAGTTGAAGCCAGGTATAGAAGGTCCCTGCTGGACTTCAGGGATGCTCTGGAGGACTATATAGAAGCCATGTCTTAGACTCCTAGCACCCTAGACTTGGCCGTCCTCAACGCCTCCTCAAAATCCTCAGCACCCTTGACAACACGGTGATAGGGTATGCCGAGGACCTCCTTCAAATCCCTCCTCAAATACCTGTAGTCCATGAGTATGTAGAGAGCCCTATCGTCAGGACCCCTAATACTTCTCCCAAGGGCCTGCCTAACCTTTATAATGGGGTTGACAAGGTAGACAAGCTTCTTAGCGTCGGATAGGCCGATCCTAGACGCCATGACCTCCAGATGCTTCCTCGTATAGTCGTCTGGCTGGGGGAAAGGGACTCCAACAATGATGACAGTTGACAGCAGGTTCTTTCCCTCGTAGTCAACGAACTC comes from the Aeropyrum camini SY1 = JCM 12091 genome and includes:
- a CDS encoding type 1 glutamine amidotransferase domain-containing protein — protein: MPRALIISADGFEDVELLYPYYRLVEAGFETLVAAPERGEIRGKMGYKVEARLAFDEVKPEEFDVLVIPGGRAPERVRLHEAALNIVRHFFENNKPVATICHGPQVLISAGVVKGRRLTSFWGVKDDVIAAGGNWVDEPVVVDGNLVSSRYPPDIPFWMREFIRLLESRGLLAPTPVPKA
- a CDS encoding indolepyruvate ferredoxin oxidoreductase subunit alpha, with protein sequence MSSLANFVRVAIDQDTCISCGACIEVCPYDALEFDENMKARLIWEKCQDDFSCIESCPVNCIYKVEEAPEELKTEKAGWYRLGRELSEEEKKAFEEWRQKYGVKVDPVEA